aagacacaaattagatgtagcatcggaaaatgcaatggaataaaaataaaaccgattactgccgatttacacaaccaatagaaatagctccctatcgcgctattcgacgctattcgtcgctatagattcacgcgttagagaaagcaagtgcatttaaatcgacgcgtcaaattgacgaatatattaggtcatatgatattaaaagttattacgtttatgcaaagatcatattcgcgtgagaaataaatattgataatttgggatagcgtacttaattcggatgtgatcggttttacgaattttgctgatgcgacatctaagttgtgtcgtactatatacttttatttaaaaaaatatatgaaaaaaataagcgcATATATTTTGAGTCTTACATGCAATGATGTtctaaacagatatgtcattaacgcgcaaaaagtgaagattagaaaacgtcctaattgggacgtttgcctttggtcgttttcatcataattatgccaataACAcgttataatatagatataaatatagaagtaatacgttttgcgtaattaaaacatctagttaccctttttacttattgtttttatcaagctatcctttttaattttaacgaaataaacggtctccggcgcggcacacttttttctgttgtttagtatgggtataacatatctgtttattagaatatcattgattacaTGTGAATTAGTATTTATACTATCACGTTGAAGGCTTCTACTGTTGCAATGTTGTTTTAAAGATGAGAAATGGTATCAATAGTTTCCATCTAATTACCGTCATATACGATCACGATGGAATTGAAAACTTACGTTGTGGTGTTGCGCAGCGGCTGTGGGTGTGGGAGGCGGCGCGCTGGGCGGGCGGCATGGCGGGCTGGTGCTGCGGCGGCGCCGTGTGCGTGGCGCTGCtggccgccgccgcgcgccgctCGCGCCGCGCGCTGCTGCTGCTATGTGTGAGTACGCCCCTGCAGTCACTACTCATACTTAACATTCACACACTCTCCTCGGTATCGTAATTGAGACAGACAATTAAATATCTGCTTTAATTTTCAAGGTCAAACTATACTAAGCATCAATCCTATAAGAATATCTATGACCAATACCATTacagtggtagtgccacactgcatacctatcgattgcagtcgaatgggccggcacgcccgtaGAAGTAcaactctctcacttaaaatcggcgtgaaatggtagctatgctaccgcgtttcgtccggtaagtgtgagttccggaggcccgatcccccCCCCAAACTTGGTTGTTGTGCAGAATTTAGTtcaattaccccaggagggtaccatcagcgacagcggtggagaatccctctctgggcatccatgctcaggacgtataCCACccgagcagggatgcccaggctgccctccgaattctgggggggcaattttgcacTGTTCACTCGCCACTGTTTGGGGcaagcaggcatcataaggcaacccctaccaccctcgctgtggacttctgctaCATAAgaggactcaactccaacctcaacgccgttcactaccatctggaaacggcgaagccggccttgctctttctaatcgagacccagatatcttctcctgccgatacgacttttctttcgtaccctgggtacaaattggaacattcctttgtaccacGAGCAATACGCAGATATCATCtttttacgtcagagatgatatctgcgtctcgtgaagtaaataccagcgcattcaaaaaggaatataactctgcctctaggtccctcaaaaacgtgattgctagggcgaagatggagtacattggcagaattggcgagatactggtgcgcctcccttcaggaacatgagcgttctggtctctcgctaaggctgtcttaggaaATTTCtatcagccttcttttccatctctgcacagggacgatGAGTCATTTGCCGcgataccgcgaaagagaaagatgatgttttaggctctctcttcgcgtcgaactcgactctggatgaccaaggaaagtttccaccaacaattccgcggtgtgataccacgacgccggaggttaaattccggcaaagtgcagttcgcaaagcacttctttccttggacattcataagtcgagcggacccgatggtatccctccaatcgtgctacggacatgtgctcccgagttggcaccggtcttaacgcgtctatTCCGGCAATcccgtcgtcccgaattcctggaagatagctttggtgcatccgatcaattataggcctatagccatcacctccttgctctccaagataatggagtcccttataaactgccagctcctgcggtatctagaggagaatcagctgattagtgaccgccagtacggtttccgtcggggtcgctcagccggtgatcttctagtttaccttactcacaggtgggcggaagcagttgagagcaagggggagaaATTAatagccagcttggacatagcgaaggctttcgatcgcgtgtggcacaaagcactttcgaagcttccttcctatgggcttcccgggaaattatgcaactggataaccagctttttggcagatcggagcatcaaggtcgttgtcgacggtgcatgctttGACAtgaaattcgtcaatgctggtgttccacaaggctgcgttctatcacccactttgtttcttctgcatatcaatgatttgttgcaaatcagtaacattcactgctatgcagacgacagtactgtagacaccttatacaccggccgcgctaatatttctcggcaAAACGTCGAAGTGAACCGGCACAAACTTGCGTCTGAAATCAAGTCTTCGTTAAAAGAAGTCTCGAAtcggggccggctaaatttagtccatttcaaccccaaaaagacgtaagtttgcgcgttaaccgctaaaaaaacaccatttgtcgtatcttcacgatttgagaacatcttccgcggtcaattggaaggcaaagccaaattggcttcaaaaaagctgagtgtgctcagcaaggcgaggcagtatttcacgtcggcccatcgcctaaaactttacatgGAGTACTGccctcacctctgggcgggtgctccccagtaccagctccttccatttgaccgtatccaacgtagagcggctcgagttatcgaagatcaagccctttccgatctccttgatctattggctttgcgtagagatgttggatcactctgcatcttctaccgaatttttcaataggaatgttccgaggaattgttcggattaatcccggctgttGAATTTCTTTCACCTttggacatctcgtcaaaattctaagtttcaccagCACCAcattgatgtccgaaaatccacaacagcgcgatttcttagacattttctgccccgcacaaccactttgtagaaccagctttcgccggcggttttccgaaccgatacgacatgggaaccttcaagaaaagagcgtactcctttcttaaaggccggcaacgcaattgcaagccccctggtgttgtagatgtccatgggcggtggtagtcactttccatccggtgagcctcctgctcgtttgccacctatctcataaaaaaatgagatctttataaaataatcgtcaCTTTTCATTATGTTGTCCACGAGCTGTGCTCCGAGTGCACTTTCCTTTCCTCTCACTAACTGGCGGGTTGTCTGCAGGTGTGCGCGCTGGGCGCGCTGGTGGCGTGctgggcggcgggcgcggcgctggCGGCGGGCGCGGTGGCGGCGGCGGACGCGTGCCAGGACCCCGCGCGCGCGCTGGCGCTGCACGCGCCGCACGGCCTGCCCGTCGACGTCAGTGCCCCCTACATACCTCTCTCTTGCTACATACTTGTATTGTTGCGTCCGGTTGGGACGAAGTTCCCCCCCCCCCTCTCTATATTATACATTGGACAGCAGacacaattaaataagttatcatcgtttgaattataaataaatatcgaagaCAAAATATAATCAGATTTCGAAAATTAAAACGATAGAGAAAGagcttttctttattatattatttttagcagTTCAAATGTCGTTGACACAGTATTAATCGAAGTTGCCTTCTGCGACTTTGAGCACGAGTGTCGCTAGTGGCAGCGCGTGCTGAGTACAGGGGCGGGTGCGTTGCAGATGGTGCACTACTACCTGTCGTGCAAGGTGTCGCGCGAGAACGTGCTGACGGCTGAGCTGCGCAACGCGCAGCGCGCCGTGGTGGCGGTGCGCCAGGCGCTGGCGGTGCTGTCGCGCGGCGCGCCGCAGCTCTTCAACGACCCTGGTGCGCTTATTTACTACAATCTTCATTTctaatgagtttaaaaatgttatactaaataatttaatttgcggTGTAGAGCTGATGTGGCACCATTGTCGATATATTTAGTACTAGTAACATGAGtcaacaacatcacatacattactctgatcccaatgtaagtagctaaagcacttgtgttatggaaatcagaagtaacgacggtaccacaaacacccagacccaagacaacatagaaaactaattgtaatctacattgactcggccacgaatcgaacccaggacctcagagtggcgtacccatgaaaaccggtgtacacaccactcgaccatggaggtcgtcaaacaaaCATAAATGTGATTTATTATTCACATGCGGCTTTAAATATTTGAGAAATGTTGGCAACAGTGGTTGTTATGATGTAATATAAAAACTGAGTTCTGCCATTTAAATATACCAGATTTGGTTTTGACGTTTACAATAGCACAGATCAACTATCGATAAATAACACCAATCTAGACATTATAAACGGGAACTTTCGTCCATCTACTGCTACGTTTTATGGAATTTGAAGTTGGTTCAACATCTTCCCCTCCCTGGAGCCACTTCAGAGTATACCCGGAGGAGTGGATACGAGTGTGTGCGTGCGCAGGGCTGCAGCCGGCGCTGGGCGCGCTGGGCGCGGGCACGGGCGAGGCGGAGCGCGCGCTGGTCTCGCTGAGCGGCGCGCTGGAGTGCCGCATGGCGCGCGCCTACTTCGtggccgccgcgcgcgccgcctgcGACGGCGGCCTGCAGGCGCTGTCGCTGCAGCTGCTGGCCGCCATCGTCGCCGGCTTCCTCTTCACCGCTATCGTTCTGGTCGACTCCCACGCCTGGATCTACATCAACCCGAAGTGAGTACTCGATCGCTTCCGGTGCATCGTCTGTATTATTTCCCAATAAATTCGCCGCAGCGATTTGCATGCGTTGAGCTCGTTTGGGCACGCCTTATGTAACTTCCCACCGTGCTCTCTGCAGACGCAGCGTGTCCGGCGAGGAGCAGGCTCCGTTCCTGTCGACGGGCAGCGCCGGCTCGCGCACGCTGCCGCGCCCCGCGCCCTTCCCCAACGGCAAGCCGCCCTCGTACAGCGCCGCCGTGCAGCTCATGGACCTGGCCGACCGCGACAGGGAACGCGAACGACCAAGGTCAGCTTGTGACTACTAAGAGTTGGAGCAAACGATGACAATTGTTTTTACACCTTTTGAATGTACTTTCCCATCATTGTATTGCacgttttttgttactttaaaataaaaaggatatcTAACAGCACCAAGTCTCTGAACAAGCAATAAGCGTGTCCCGAGTAGTTTGTGTGTGGAGTAGCGATTAAACGTGCGAGGTATCACTCCCGGCGTAGTGACGAGTACGCGCACGGTCGCGCTGCGGTCGGCAGGTCGCGCATGTCGGGCAGCGCCACGCTGGGccgcgcggcgggcgcggcgccggCGCTGGGCGCGCTGGGCGGCGCGCTGGGCGGCTCGCACACGCTGGGCCGCGCGCCGCACAACGGCAAGTACGCCACGCTCAGCAAGCAGTGCAAGACGCTCGAGAGCAACGACTTCTACTGAGagcgggcgggcggcgcggctcCTGAACACGCGGCGGGTGAGCACTGCTATCTTACACTTATATCCTATTGTTATACAATACATACCTGTAACTGGCCCACGGCTGGACTATGGAGCTTATGCCATAGTCCATTTATGAACCTTTTCAATGACAGTTTCAATGGATCAATTTGTCGGAAAATGCTAAAATCAAATGTGTTtactttgaattaaaattgGCTTAAACTCCACCCTTCCAGGTCAGACGAATCGGTCGGGCTCGCTGAACCGCTTCGACCCGAAGTACGCCTCCTTCgggccgcgcgcgccgcgcccgcgcccgcccgcgccgccgcccgccctCGCCACCTTCTCGCCCGACGCGCCGCGCACGCACGCCGCGCACGCGCCGCACCCCCCGCACGCGCCGCACAGCGCGCACGTGGGGCCCGACAAGTACGCCACGGTGCGCCCGCAGCGCCGCACCGACCCGCAGCCGCTGTCCGCCGCCGCGCTCGAGTACCGCAGCCTGCAGCGCCCGCGCCGCCAGCAGAACGCCAACGCGCAGCACCGCCGCCGCCACGAGCCGCGCGACCAGCGCGACGCCCGCGACCCCCGCGACCCCCGCGACCCCCGCGACCCCCGCGACGCGCGCGACCAGCGTGACCTCTACGCGGTCACGGAGTTGTAGGAGCAACCGCCGGGGACCAAGCAGCTATCTGTGCATCTCCGGTGCTCCTACGATTGTAAAACGGCTACGAAACTCTAAACGTGTACCGTGTTAATTTATATCGAATATTCGTTTTATGAAATCTCACTAGGTCGATAGTTCTCGGGTGAAAGTGATTTCTACGAAAGTGACATTTTAGTGATGAAATGATCGGTTTACGACGACTCGACAGGAAACGATGTTGCAAGGTAGAGTAAAGTATTTACTTACTGGTAACCGTTGGACACATTGACTTTCTTATTTATCTGGGACgtagtattaaagtattatttttcgtaatttattattgattactCAAACATTGGCTATGCTTATCATAGTTATGCAGAGAGTAGTTATTGCGACGAAACGATTTGAGGAAGACGCAAGTAGAAAAAGACAAGAAAATAGTTTCGAACTTATTTCATGCAAATATTTCTCATCAACCTTTTAGGTTGCGGTTTCCTTGACTCTAAAGATACTTTGCGTGTTTGCAAGGTTTATTTGTAATGCTCAATCGTAGTTCATTTTTTATCGTTCATATAAACTACGGTCTAATATTTTCGTAGCAGTAGTATTTGCGTATTGAATCTTATTGGCACAAATGTTTTTTGATACTTATTGATTATCAAAAAAacgttttgataatttttagtGTGgcctataattttatattgaaaaaggaGCCTGGTCTTTGCTCTTAtttggtattaaaataaaataaaatcttccaatcatattcattcaaaatataacCTGAATATAACGGAAATACTGGGATAATAAAGACAGTGATGTAAAAATTCATGTATTACTTTGTAAATgtcgtaataatatataaggagTCCACAAAAGGCTGTGCTATTAAATCAGAAGAATTGACCAAAAAGTTCTTACGATTTTGGTAAAATAACGTTATGTAAAATAACGTTACATCTTATAACGCTATGTTAAATAACGTTATAAATGATAACGTTACGTTAAAGCTGTCTCTTCATTGATTTATCGAATCGGTTTTCGCTCAACTTAGCTGTAAGGTAACCTAAAAAGTTCTTAGGGAATTTTATCTAAACGGCTGATATGTAAAAAAAGACTTGACGAAATTCACTTCGAAACAAAATAACGAAAAcggtttttttatatcttttaaaaataaattcggattttataaataataatcgtatAGTTTATAAGTAATGTAGGAGTAAGTCGAAAGTATGTGAACATATTCGATGTAATAATCTAATGTTTATGAATAGCTAATTGGAAGAAAGCGATAGGCCATAGACAATTGTATTTGATATTGATTGGTGTTTTAGGGGCTCGAAGCCCTCCATTGAATTTGGATGTGTACATCATAtagataaattgtttataaaaatatttaatacatatatcatacggtaatattaaataatgtcaaatGATTTCAATTTACTGAAAGTCGAATGACGCTTATGACGAATGTATGCTTGTAATGAGTGATCGACTCTTTTAACTTTACCCCCATTTAGGTATTATCTGAGTGAAAGTAACACATCTTCTGCGATAGGAATCTCGTATGGTATGTATAGTCTTAATTTGTCTACCTATGTAATTGGAATCGGCTCAAGTTAAGGCGGTTTTAACTAGTTCAAAATAGTGGACCTATTTGTATATACacttattagatatattttcattttgactaatataaaaacattcgattaatagtaaaaatcgaaatattcaATAAAGCATTCCATCATGTGTAGCTAAAGTGGAATTGGTAGTGAAGTAATCTGAAATCGACCTAAGCGTATGGTTATAAGGTGCAAATTTAAACTGCCATTCGATGATCGTTTAGTAATTAATGAACAAAGTATGTTCTCACTGTGACACCACAAACGTATTTTGTAATCAACGGAATATGATCACGGAAATGTCTTGACACGAAAATTAGAgcccgtttaaaaaaaaaaaaacaaaagtgacAGCTCAAGTATTTTCGCgccaaatattgtaattttcgCGATCATGTTTCAAACATAATATTCTTAATAgatgtaaatttatatgtaagtgTTAATAGTAAAGGTACCAGTTTTTATTCAGTATTATGATAGATAATTTTGTGAGACTTTACAACGACGTTGGTACATTTTTTATGGtcaatgtaatgttttttttctcaGCGTAACTTCACGGTACCGCAAGCAGTGTATTCGCCAAAGATaatgcataattttatataagcatAGTTATCGTAAGTATAATGTAAGACTTTAGACTTTCCTTGGCTGCTGCGTATTgccatatgttttatttaattaaaccttaggcttttaacgtaaaaaaaactCCAAGCAAGTCTTTATCTCAGTCAAACAACCATTGTTGCgtatgttgtaatattttaattaaaaattgctcaacttattttatttgagtatCGAATGTGTTGTTTTTTCTTGcaatttgtttaaaaagaaaatataatttaatttttttatgtcaaagtTTTATATGAGAAATGTACAcgcaataacaaaatatattatgctaTATTATGTGTAAGTTCACTGTCTTTCGATGTAATAAATGCACACTATTTAACGacattcttattaaataattaggcAGATGTAACATGTTTGAGGGATATTAAAGTTCGTTATAAGTTCGAAGTTTTCgattatgaattatgaacattatGACGTCACTTCATCAAACGATGGTCCGTACATAGACGATGACATGAATCAAAGTTACCAAAGTGTGGgttattgcatatttaatatccTGTGAGAGTGGGTGAGTGTAATGTACGTGCCATACTGTGTTGtaaaattttaccttttttttaaataaatctttctcgaatatagtacattattaatgattatatcGTAAACATTATAACgtaaacaattttttgtttgttttgtaacgatattttgatttaagggatattcttttgttaatttatataatttattttaaacgtgtataatattgtttgtttttcttttttaaatcattcgctttatgcaataatattttgctttttcAAGTCAATTATGGTGCGAGtatgttaaatttatacatatacaacctttttaCATTACAAGAAATGTATATCCatgtgtttattgtttatattaatatttatttgttcttataatattttaaatgtcatctTTTACATATGATTTTTTCGATACGGTCAATTGTATTAGTTTCACTTTTGTctaattaaaaaggttttttttataaataaataaaaatctatttatggatagaccaaaaaaataaaatttttgttttcataaaacaaagcctagaatgttttttttttgtatttgacgTAGTTGTACTAATagatttgtttcattttttcttaataattatataattgcaaGTTATTAGTTGTAAATTATcacagtatttttatttcttataatgtaAAAAGGTTTGTTGATTATCTATGGTGATGTAATGACTTGTATAAGGTAAATTATAAATGGTTGATGAATAGATCAAGTGTATGGGTTTACAATGCAAAATAATAAATGGATTAAAATGTATggtgttgttttatttaagtttatcatCTATGAATATTATTGTTGACATATTTctgagtataaattatattaattatattttaaattgataattttacacTGAAAGATTGCCATTTTAATAGATCATTTCTGTAAACGTTCGAATTTCGGACTTCATCTAAAAATCTTCTGTACATAAATATTAgagaaaacaattaaaagtgTCTAGAACGAACGTTATCGTGTCTGTATTTTGTTCAAAGCTCTGGAACTAACGCTGGTGCTAGCTCTTGTGGTTCTCGACTGTGCCGGCTTCTTAACAATTATTCACAATATTGTCATACATGAACTGATATAATGACTCCAAGAATAAGATCCGTGAAAAACATTGAAACATTTGAGAGATGTGGCCTGTTTAATCTACAACCATTAAACGATAATATGTAATTGAGTAGCCATTATTTTCCGAACGTCAATTAATTAGTATGCAAAAGAGCCTGTCGCCCATGGCCCAACAGAAAAaagagaatatataaatatacaaaatagtgGGACATAGTAATTGTTGTTGCCCAtctaatcaaattaataattttaaccttttacctatataagatttttataagtgaccttttaaatatatctgcAATATGTGGtgtaaaatttatgtataaataaataccgaAATCGATTTAAATAGGCCCATAAAAATTGAAGATTTCAATTTCTCTAGGATTCTATTATCTAATCCTGAGCAACTGACCATAGGATCTGGGTGGTCATACGACCAAATCGGTACAAACGGCTGTATAACCGGAGaacatatgtaaaaaaatattatgttgaatTGAAAACCGCCTCTTTTGTGTCAGTTTAAACGGAGcgcataaatgtttttattgttaatgcctaataaataaatatgttattcatTTGCCTAGGACACactccattttatttttattattataaatgtactagtattataaataaaatttggattGGGAGCAGGCTTTCATTTGAATTACGCAGTATAATCGTActttattcattcattcttttGACTATACAGCACTCTTGTATATTACGGactattaaaaagttaatgaaatattatattttatatagagtcTCAAATCAtagtaaattgtaattgtaaagaattgtaaagaatatttattgacaaaatagtgtcaataataaattataaaaaaaat
This window of the Vanessa cardui chromosome 5, ilVanCard2.1, whole genome shotgun sequence genome carries:
- the LOC124529696 gene encoding protein tweety-like isoform X1, translated to MGAAGVSDEYSPPRLARLLHALPHINVTLHRVNDTFAPNSPIYLESLGILGSIPGAWLILTLTVLLIYLLTRCCDRKQRPPRSITALKITLMILSVLCCGAIGVGLFGNDDLHNAMLQSIQAGNQLAALVNTVKNQSSILEEAMGSRARAPLARLADALDAPVANQTALGTLLRALSALRNNASAAVSAADNLRRPLAALNLDVFMKRLWVWEAARWAGGMAGWCCGGAVCVALLAAAARRSRRALLLLCVCALGALVACWAAGAALAAGAVAAADACQDPARALALHAPHGLPVDMVHYYLSCKVSRENVLTAELRNAQRAVVAVRQALAVLSRGAPQLFNDPGLQPALGALGAGTGEAERALVSLSGALECRMARAYFVAAARAACDGGLQALSLQLLAAIVAGFLFTAIVLVDSHAWIYINPKRSVSGEEQAPFLSTGSAGSRTLPRPAPFPNGKPPSYSAAVQLMDLADRDRERERPSDEYAHGRAAVGRSRMSGSATLGRAAGAAPALGALGGALGGSHTLGRAPHNGKYATLSKQCKTLESNDFY
- the LOC124529696 gene encoding protein tweety-like isoform X2 codes for the protein MGAAGVSDEYSPPRLARLLHALPHINVTLHRVNDTFAPNSPIYLESLGILGSIPGAWLILTLTVLLIYLLTRCCDRKQRPPRSITALKITLMILSVLCCGAIGVGLFGNDDLHNAMLQSIQAGNQLAALVNTVKNQSSILEEAMGSRARAPLARLADALDAPVANQTALGTLLRALSALRNNASAAVSAADNLRRPLAALNLDVFMKRLWVWEAARWAGGMAGWCCGGAVCVALLAAAARRSRRALLLLCVCALGALVACWAAGAALAAGAVAAADACQDPARALALHAPHGLPVDMVHYYLSCKVSRENVLTAELRNAQRAVVAVRQALAVLSRGAPQLFNDPGLQPALGALGAGTGEAERALVSLSGALECRMARAYFVAAARAACDGGLQALSLQLLAAIVAGFLFTAIVLVDSHAWIYINPKRSVSGEEQAPFLSTGSAGSRTLPRPAPFPNGKPPSYSAAVQLMDLADRDRERERPRSRMSGSATLGRAAGAAPALGALGGALGGSHTLGRAPHNGKYATLSKQCKTLESNDFY